One part of the Leptospira paudalimensis genome encodes these proteins:
- a CDS encoding helix-turn-helix domain-containing protein, translating into MRQGIWIPARIESRKDLSISEKVILSEIESFTSNGKCFASNEHFANLLGIRPDTVSRMISRLKKRGFVIQTGFDGRRRYLCLGTALDERTNLTELPSREPHRSVETFSQPALDNPTPPIQKDSLIGIKEQYKGMLNKFPEATRKAVERILFEGEKPSSKHLARIVNSLTSVVGDG; encoded by the coding sequence ATGAGACAAGGAATTTGGATCCCTGCTCGCATCGAGAGTAGGAAGGACCTTTCCATATCTGAGAAGGTAATTCTTTCAGAAATTGAAAGTTTTACATCGAATGGAAAGTGTTTTGCATCAAACGAACATTTTGCGAACTTACTTGGGATACGACCTGATACCGTTTCGCGCATGATTTCCAGGCTGAAAAAACGGGGGTTTGTCATCCAAACTGGATTTGACGGCCGTAGACGTTATCTTTGTCTAGGGACTGCCTTGGATGAGCGTACGAACCTTACGGAGTTGCCCTCTCGGGAACCACATCGCAGCGTTGAGACTTTCTCCCAACCAGCCTTGGACAATCCAACACCTCCTATACAGAAGGATTCATTGATTGGTATAAAGGAACAGTACAAGGGAATGTTAAACAAATTTCCCGAAGCAACAAGAAAGGCCGTTGAACGAATCTTATTTGAAGGAGAGAAACCTTCTTCCAAACATTTGGCAAGGATTGTGAATTCCTTAACTAGTGTTGTTGGAGATGGATGA